One Deinococcus roseus DNA window includes the following coding sequences:
- a CDS encoding NAD(P)/FAD-dependent oxidoreductase: MKTEKHVMVVGAGIVGSMIAVQLLDLGWQVTLLDAGFAGQATRASGGMLAPTSEAHSLPVSWREKAQLSLQLWKTWLERFERMGLDVGYISSLAHAATHLQEAEQFKSNLQSAGQWTEDNPEHPHGMAFYSEEGSLDPVQVLRALHALVPVTQAEVKRLWEDGHTIKADTSSGELQADGAVLACGAWSNRFGIPVQSRQGQALLLEGEHVDHATYKGRGYMVPRQGATYVGATEIDTWDTTPTHGARSTLLAYVQQHKPDLQEVRVLDHKVGLRPLLPEPMIAPHPSLQNVLVATGHHRNGILLAPVTAQRVMQLFMQESPPSYGVTVH, from the coding sequence TTGAAAACCGAAAAACATGTGATGGTGGTTGGAGCAGGCATCGTGGGTAGCATGATTGCGGTGCAACTGCTGGACCTGGGCTGGCAGGTGACTTTGCTGGATGCCGGGTTTGCTGGGCAAGCCACCCGTGCAAGCGGCGGCATGTTGGCCCCCACCAGTGAAGCCCATTCCCTGCCTGTGTCCTGGCGCGAGAAAGCCCAGCTGTCTTTGCAGCTCTGGAAAACCTGGCTGGAGCGTTTTGAAAGGATGGGGTTGGATGTGGGCTACATTTCCAGTCTGGCACATGCTGCAACCCACCTTCAGGAAGCAGAACAATTCAAAAGCAACTTGCAATCTGCTGGCCAGTGGACCGAAGACAACCCTGAACATCCTCACGGGATGGCCTTCTATTCAGAAGAAGGCAGCCTGGATCCTGTTCAGGTGTTGCGTGCCCTGCATGCCCTGGTGCCTGTGACCCAGGCAGAAGTGAAGCGCCTGTGGGAAGACGGGCACACCATCAAAGCCGACACCTCTTCTGGCGAATTGCAGGCCGATGGTGCTGTGCTGGCCTGCGGAGCCTGGAGCAACCGTTTTGGCATTCCAGTGCAAAGCAGACAGGGACAGGCTTTGCTGCTTGAGGGGGAGCATGTAGACCATGCCACCTACAAGGGCAGAGGATACATGGTGCCCAGGCAGGGAGCCACCTATGTGGGGGCCACCGAGATTGACACCTGGGACACCACCCCCACCCATGGGGCCAGAAGCACCTTGCTGGCTTATGTCCAGCAGCACAAACCTGACCTGCAAGAAGTCCGGGTTCTGGACCACAAAGTGGGTTTGCGTCCCCTTTTGCCCGAGCCCATGATTGCCCCCCATCCCAGCCTGCAAAATGTTCTGGTTGCCACAGGACATCACCGCAATGGCATCTTGCTTGCCCCGGTTACTGCTCAGCGGGTGATGCAGCTTTTCATGCAGGAATCACCCCCCTCTTATGGGGTCACCGTACACTGA
- a CDS encoding thiazole synthase: MDTLTIAGQQFQSRLMLGTGKYRDFEVMKEALEASGTEIVTVSIRRVEVGAAGHVGILDALDLSRYQLLPNTAGCKTAEEAVRVARLARALTGTSWVKLEVIPDAAFLMPDPIGTYEAAKVLCEEGFVVLPYMPADAVLAKRLQEVGCATVMPLGSPIGSGQGIQNRASIEVILKSVTAPVVVDAGLGVPSEAAQALEMGASSVLVNTAIAEARDPVRMAAAFRDAVKAGREAHLAGRMPVRENASPSSPVQGVVRLMNPEVPV; encoded by the coding sequence ATGGATACACTGACCATTGCCGGACAGCAGTTTCAATCCAGGTTGATGCTGGGCACCGGAAAATACCGGGATTTTGAAGTGATGAAAGAGGCACTGGAGGCCTCTGGAACAGAGATTGTCACGGTTTCCATTCGCAGGGTGGAGGTTGGCGCAGCAGGTCATGTGGGCATTCTGGATGCTCTGGACCTGTCCAGATACCAGCTTTTGCCCAATACGGCAGGATGCAAGACCGCAGAGGAAGCCGTGCGGGTGGCCAGGCTGGCCCGTGCCCTGACCGGAACCAGCTGGGTGAAGCTGGAGGTCATTCCAGATGCGGCTTTTCTGATGCCGGATCCCATTGGCACATATGAAGCGGCAAAGGTCCTCTGTGAGGAGGGTTTTGTGGTGCTCCCTTACATGCCTGCAGATGCTGTGCTGGCAAAACGCCTGCAGGAGGTGGGTTGTGCCACTGTGATGCCTCTGGGTTCCCCGATTGGTTCTGGTCAGGGCATTCAGAACCGGGCCAGCATTGAGGTGATCCTGAAAAGCGTCACGGCTCCCGTGGTGGTGGATGCAGGTCTGGGGGTGCCTTCCGAGGCAGCTCAGGCCCTGGAAATGGGGGCCAGCAGTGTGCTGGTCAACACTGCGATTGCAGAGGCCAGAGACCCTGTGCGCATGGCTGCTGCATTCAGGGATGCTGTGAAAGCTGGAAGGGAAGCTCACCTGGCAGGCCGCATGCCTGTTCGGGAAAATGCCAGCCCCAGCAGCCCGGTGCAGGGCGTGGTGCGCCTGATGAACCCGGAAGTTCCCGTTTAG
- the thiS gene encoding sulfur carrier protein ThiS → MQVNGQTHPHQEGLTLLGLLGEFGVSADRVAVMVNEQIYPAGQILDVPLQPGDVIEIVKAMQGG, encoded by the coding sequence ATGCAGGTTAATGGACAAACCCATCCCCACCAGGAAGGCTTAACCCTGCTGGGTTTGCTGGGAGAATTTGGGGTTTCTGCAGACCGTGTGGCCGTGATGGTCAACGAGCAGATTTACCCTGCTGGACAGATTCTGGATGTGCCCTTGCAGCCCGGTGACGTGATTGAGATTGTGAAGGCGATGCAAGGGGGGTAG
- the thiE gene encoding thiamine phosphate synthase: protein MAPAPNPRLYLVANFTPEMPEAEYLQRCEAALKGGVGVLQLRAKHAEVQTQIRLGEALRDLTRKYSATFFVNDRVDVALAVQADGVHLGQQDLPPQFARTLAPDLLIGRSTHAPKQALQTVAEGAHYFAVGPIWKTPTKAGRQAVGLEYARWAVKQKLPIPFYAIGNVDLDNITDLVMAGVQRVAVVRAILNAPDPEHAALGFGKVLELVHAG from the coding sequence ATGGCTCCTGCACCCAATCCCAGGCTTTATCTGGTGGCCAATTTCACCCCAGAAATGCCCGAAGCGGAATACCTGCAGCGCTGTGAGGCGGCTTTGAAAGGAGGGGTGGGCGTTCTGCAACTGCGGGCCAAGCACGCTGAGGTTCAGACCCAGATCCGTCTGGGAGAAGCCCTGCGGGACCTCACCCGCAAATACAGCGCAACCTTCTTTGTGAATGACCGTGTGGATGTGGCCCTGGCGGTGCAGGCAGATGGCGTGCATCTGGGACAGCAGGATTTGCCTCCCCAGTTTGCCCGGACCCTGGCCCCAGACCTCTTGATCGGACGCTCCACCCATGCCCCCAAACAGGCCCTGCAGACTGTTGCAGAAGGAGCGCATTACTTTGCCGTTGGCCCCATCTGGAAAACCCCCACCAAAGCAGGAAGGCAGGCTGTGGGCCTGGAATATGCCCGCTGGGCTGTAAAGCAAAAACTGCCCATCCCGTTTTATGCCATCGGAAATGTCGATCTGGACAACATCACCGATCTGGTGATGGCCGGAGTGCAGCGGGTGGCGGTGGTGCGGGCCATCCTGAACGCCCCCGACCCCGAGCATGCCGCCCTGGGATTTGGCAAAGTCCTGGAGCTGGTTCATGCAGGTTAA
- the thiC gene encoding phosphomethylpyrimidine synthase ThiC: MQTITTQPFPASQKKHVQGKLHPDVQVPFRVISQHPTLEMWNGVSRNTPNSDVWVYDTSGPYTDPTRQVDVYAGLPPIRRNGLLDRQDVEVLPEFSSEFTRNLLQDQNTFPAIPLPLKAKAGRNVSQMHYARKGITTPEMEYVAIREQERLEGMQDYLQQHPGEGFGAFIPREITPEFVRSEVARGRAIIPANINHLELEPMIIGRNFRVKINANIGNSAVSSSIEEEIEKMVWATRWGADTIMDLSTGKNIHQTREWIIRNSPVPVGTVPIYQALEKVGGKAEELTWEIYRDTLIEQAEQGVDYFTIHAGVLLRYIPLTARRRTGIVSRGGSIMAKWCLAHHQESFLYTHFAEICEIMQAYDVSFSLGDGLRPGSLEDANDAAQFAELHTLGELTRIAWEHDVQTMIEGPGHVPMQLIKENMDEQLKHCFEAPFYTLGPLTMDIAPGYDHITSAIGAAQIGWYGTAMLCYVTPKEHLGLPDKNDVREGVITYKIAAHAADLAKGFPGAQIRDNALSKARFEFRWEDQFNLSLDPERARSFHDATLPAEAAKTAHFCSMCGPHFCSMKLTEDIRRGMQDKSEEFLEKGLNIYLDPEVVG; the protein is encoded by the coding sequence ATGCAGACCATCACCACCCAGCCTTTTCCCGCCAGCCAGAAAAAACACGTGCAGGGCAAACTGCACCCGGATGTGCAGGTGCCCTTTCGGGTGATCTCGCAGCATCCTACGCTTGAGATGTGGAATGGGGTTTCCCGCAACACACCCAATTCAGACGTGTGGGTTTATGACACCAGCGGTCCTTACACCGATCCAACAAGGCAGGTGGATGTGTATGCCGGGTTGCCCCCCATCCGCAGAAACGGGCTGCTGGACCGTCAGGATGTGGAGGTTCTGCCAGAATTCTCCTCTGAATTCACCCGCAACCTGCTGCAGGACCAGAACACCTTTCCTGCAATTCCCCTCCCTCTGAAAGCAAAAGCAGGCCGCAATGTGTCCCAGATGCATTACGCCCGAAAAGGCATCACCACTCCAGAAATGGAATATGTGGCCATCCGGGAGCAGGAGCGTCTGGAAGGCATGCAGGATTATTTGCAACAACACCCCGGAGAGGGCTTTGGGGCCTTCATTCCCCGTGAAATCACCCCCGAATTTGTGCGCTCAGAAGTGGCCAGGGGCCGCGCCATCATTCCAGCCAACATCAACCACCTGGAGCTTGAACCCATGATCATCGGACGCAACTTCCGGGTGAAAATCAATGCCAACATCGGCAACAGTGCGGTGTCCAGTTCCATCGAGGAAGAAATTGAGAAGATGGTCTGGGCCACCCGCTGGGGAGCCGACACCATCATGGACCTGTCTACAGGCAAGAACATCCACCAGACCCGCGAGTGGATCATCAGGAACAGCCCTGTCCCGGTGGGCACTGTGCCCATCTATCAGGCACTGGAAAAAGTGGGGGGCAAGGCCGAGGAACTCACCTGGGAGATCTACCGGGACACCCTGATCGAGCAGGCAGAGCAGGGCGTGGATTACTTCACCATTCATGCCGGGGTGCTGCTGCGCTACATTCCCCTGACCGCCAGACGGCGCACCGGAATTGTCTCCAGGGGCGGATCCATCATGGCGAAATGGTGCCTGGCCCACCACCAGGAAAGTTTTTTATACACCCACTTTGCAGAGATCTGCGAGATCATGCAGGCTTACGATGTCAGTTTCAGCCTCGGAGATGGTTTGCGTCCCGGTTCGCTGGAAGATGCCAACGACGCCGCCCAGTTTGCAGAACTGCACACGCTGGGAGAACTCACCCGCATCGCCTGGGAGCACGACGTGCAGACCATGATTGAAGGCCCCGGTCATGTCCCGATGCAGCTCATCAAAGAGAACATGGATGAACAACTGAAGCACTGTTTTGAAGCGCCTTTTTACACCCTCGGGCCGCTCACCATGGACATTGCCCCTGGTTACGACCACATCACCTCGGCCATTGGTGCAGCGCAGATTGGCTGGTATGGAACGGCCATGCTGTGCTACGTGACCCCCAAAGAACACCTCGGGCTTCCAGACAAGAACGATGTGCGGGAAGGGGTCATCACCTACAAGATTGCTGCCCATGCTGCGGACCTCGCCAAGGGGTTTCCGGGTGCCCAGATCCGGGACAATGCCCTCTCCAAAGCCCGTTTTGAATTCCGCTGGGAGGACCAGTTCAACCTGTCTCTGGATCCCGAGCGGGCCAGAAGTTTCCACGATGCCACCCTGCCCGCAGAAGCCGCCAAAACCGCCCACTTCTGCTCGATGTGCGGCCCCCACTTCTGCTCCATGAAACTCACCGAGGACATCCGGCGGGGCATGCAGGACAAATCCGAGGAGTTCCTGGAAAAAGGACTGAACATCTACCTGGACCCCGAGGTGGTGGGTTAG
- the thiD gene encoding bifunctional hydroxymethylpyrimidine kinase/phosphomethylpyrimidine kinase, which translates to MTSRALLPVALSIAGSDPSGGAGIQADLKTFHAHGVYGLTVPTLITVQNTLGVQEVFPLPAGLVQRQIEALLEDFEIAVIKIGALGNADIIQAVAEVLQGTRSPVVLDPVLVSSSGKTLLTVEGIHALKTLLFPLCTLITPNLPELQVLYGGQVPDTGTFLVKGGHGSGEILVDALWVNGIQMAFYPAQKQHTRHLHGTGCTLSSSIAAHLALGSLLDMAISKAHAYLQEAIRHAPDLGQGSGGLEHFWMQKRS; encoded by the coding sequence ATGACCTCCAGAGCCCTGCTTCCTGTGGCCCTCTCCATCGCTGGATCGGATCCCAGTGGTGGAGCAGGCATCCAGGCCGACCTCAAAACCTTCCATGCCCACGGGGTGTACGGCCTGACCGTGCCCACCCTGATCACCGTTCAGAACACCCTGGGGGTACAGGAGGTCTTTCCCCTGCCTGCAGGGCTGGTGCAACGCCAAATCGAGGCCCTGCTGGAAGATTTTGAAATTGCGGTCATCAAGATTGGGGCACTGGGAAACGCAGACATCATCCAGGCTGTTGCTGAAGTTCTGCAAGGCACCAGAAGCCCTGTGGTACTGGATCCGGTGCTGGTGTCTTCCAGTGGCAAAACCCTGCTGACAGTCGAGGGCATTCACGCCCTGAAAACCCTGCTGTTTCCCCTGTGCACCCTGATCACACCCAATTTGCCTGAATTGCAGGTGCTGTATGGAGGACAGGTCCCAGACACTGGCACTTTTCTGGTCAAGGGAGGGCACGGCTCAGGCGAAATCCTGGTGGATGCTCTGTGGGTAAATGGGATCCAGATGGCGTTTTATCCAGCCCAGAAACAGCACACCCGGCATTTGCATGGCACAGGATGCACCCTCTCCAGCAGCATTGCTGCACATCTTGCTCTGGGAAGTCTTCTGGACATGGCCATTTCAAAGGCCCATGCTTACCTGCAGGAAGCCATCAGGCATGCTCCTGATCTGGGTCAGGGCTCGGGAGGATTGGAACACTTCTGGATGCAGAAACGCTCCTGA
- the argF gene encoding ornithine carbamoyltransferase: protein MTKFPPRLTGRDFLSNLDVTPEEYRALMDTAHAMKRGEFKGLKPLEGQTLALIFEKASLRTRTTFDVATYQLGGHSITLTNNEIGLGTRERVSDVAKNLERWVDGVMARVYLQSTLIELAEHASIPVINGLSDFLHPVQLLADYQTIEENFGTENLSGLKVTYLGDGNNLANSHIHMGVLTGAHVTVCTPVGYEPNGGVLLEAIKAGAKITLTNSIEEALENTDVLYTDVWISMGQEAEADRKRKAFAGFCVDAAMLEKIKPDGVFLHCLPAHYGEEVVPEATEHHKSRVFDQAENRLHAQKALIYHVMGGQNVRW from the coding sequence ATGACGAAGTTCCCCCCCCGACTCACTGGCAGAGATTTCCTGAGCAATCTGGACGTGACGCCTGAAGAATACCGCGCCCTCATGGACACCGCCCATGCCATGAAGCGCGGCGAATTTAAAGGTCTGAAACCCCTGGAGGGACAGACCCTGGCCCTGATCTTCGAAAAAGCCTCCCTGCGCACCCGAACCACCTTCGATGTGGCCACCTACCAGCTTGGGGGGCATTCCATCACCCTCACCAACAATGAAATTGGTCTGGGCACCCGTGAACGCGTCTCGGATGTGGCCAAGAACCTGGAACGCTGGGTGGATGGCGTGATGGCCCGCGTGTACCTGCAGAGCACCCTGATCGAACTGGCAGAACACGCCAGCATTCCTGTGATCAACGGCCTCTCTGACTTTCTGCACCCCGTGCAACTGCTGGCAGATTACCAGACCATTGAGGAGAACTTCGGCACAGAAAACCTTTCTGGCCTGAAAGTCACCTACCTGGGAGATGGCAACAACCTCGCCAACAGCCACATCCACATGGGCGTGCTGACCGGAGCCCACGTGACCGTCTGCACCCCGGTGGGCTACGAACCCAATGGTGGCGTGCTGCTGGAAGCCATCAAAGCGGGTGCCAAGATCACCCTGACCAACAGCATCGAAGAAGCCCTGGAAAACACCGATGTGCTTTACACCGATGTGTGGATCTCCATGGGCCAGGAAGCCGAAGCAGACCGCAAACGCAAAGCCTTCGCGGGTTTCTGTGTGGACGCTGCCATGCTGGAAAAAATCAAACCAGACGGGGTGTTTCTGCACTGCCTGCCTGCCCACTACGGCGAGGAAGTGGTCCCGGAAGCCACCGAACACCACAAATCCAGGGTCTTTGATCAGGCCGAAAACCGCCTGCATGCCCAGAAAGCCCTGATTTACCATGTGATGGGCGGGCAAAACGTCCGCTGGTAA
- the argC gene encoding N-acetyl-gamma-glutamyl-phosphate reductase has product MGKPRVFIDGEAGTTGLQIRSRLQGRNDLELISIDPALRKDQNERKRLLGSADLVILCLPDEASREAVSMIENETTRVLDASTAYRVAEGWTYGFPEMTPTQKAEIQGARFVSNPGCYSTGMIALVRPLVDAGLIPADAPISVQGFSGYSGGGRQLVDAMEGRGGEHPLAGLFKSYALGLAHKHLPEMQKYGTLQFAPLFTPSVGAWRQGMLVQVPLFLRTLPAGTTAESIHAALAEHYRGQRFIEVMPFEHGKPAEPQLDPQTLNDTNKLQIFVFSNAALGQVLLMARLDNLGKGASGAAVQNLDVMLGLEGEQDYSVPPEAPAVTP; this is encoded by the coding sequence ATGGGTAAACCCCGAGTTTTTATTGATGGAGAGGCCGGAACCACTGGCCTGCAAATTCGCTCCCGGTTGCAAGGCAGAAACGATCTGGAACTCATCAGCATTGATCCTGCCCTGCGCAAGGACCAGAACGAGCGCAAACGTCTGCTGGGCAGTGCCGACCTGGTGATTCTGTGCCTTCCCGACGAGGCATCCAGAGAAGCCGTCAGCATGATCGAAAACGAAACCACTCGTGTGCTGGATGCCAGCACCGCTTACCGGGTGGCGGAGGGCTGGACCTACGGCTTTCCCGAAATGACCCCCACCCAGAAAGCAGAGATTCAGGGTGCCCGCTTTGTGTCCAACCCTGGCTGTTATTCCACGGGAATGATTGCCCTGGTACGGCCTCTGGTGGATGCTGGCCTGATTCCTGCCGATGCGCCCATCAGCGTGCAGGGGTTCAGCGGATACAGCGGAGGAGGACGGCAACTGGTGGACGCCATGGAAGGCCGCGGAGGAGAACACCCCCTGGCCGGGCTGTTCAAGTCTTATGCTCTGGGGCTTGCCCACAAGCACCTGCCCGAAATGCAGAAATACGGGACTTTGCAATTTGCTCCGCTGTTCACCCCTTCGGTGGGGGCGTGGCGTCAGGGGATGCTGGTTCAGGTGCCCCTGTTTCTCAGAACCCTTCCAGCAGGCACCACGGCAGAAAGCATCCATGCTGCACTGGCAGAACATTACAGGGGCCAGCGTTTCATTGAAGTGATGCCTTTCGAGCACGGCAAACCCGCAGAGCCTCAGCTGGATCCCCAGACGCTCAATGACACCAACAAGCTGCAGATTTTTGTGTTCAGCAATGCTGCACTGGGACAGGTGCTCCTGATGGCAAGGCTCGACAACCTGGGCAAAGGGGCTTCTGGAGCCGCTGTGCAGAACCTGGATGTGATGCTGGGTCTGGAAGGAGAGCAGGACTACAGCGTGCCCCCAGAAGCTCCTGCTGTGACGCCCTGA
- a CDS encoding barstar family protein, whose translation MNHPIEHFFHFTSPASETEAGLVLSGEHAVLGIPEVHSFKALIQVYAEHLGQEGYFGNSLDSFQDCLNDPKNFWSVQPSSLDVQHLHFPDLPQEDLEPYTVVLIETVIHYHTHKQYNQQLDPVHIRRELQLHFPSMSEAQMEAYISPIPTTTLRVFFPAESKTVLQEVLDIHSGTISDELDRWAARGFTLPERFTL comes from the coding sequence ATGAACCACCCGATTGAACACTTCTTCCATTTCACCTCGCCTGCTTCTGAAACAGAGGCAGGTCTGGTGCTGTCCGGGGAGCACGCCGTCCTTGGAATTCCAGAAGTGCATTCTTTCAAAGCGCTGATTCAGGTGTATGCAGAGCATCTGGGACAGGAAGGGTATTTTGGCAACAGCCTGGATTCCTTTCAGGATTGCCTGAACGATCCAAAAAATTTCTGGAGTGTTCAGCCCAGCAGCCTGGATGTGCAGCACCTGCACTTTCCAGACCTGCCTCAGGAAGATCTGGAGCCATACACCGTCGTTCTGATTGAGACCGTCATCCATTACCACACCCACAAGCAGTACAACCAGCAACTGGACCCAGTGCACATCCGCAGGGAATTGCAACTGCATTTTCCCAGCATGTCTGAAGCCCAGATGGAAGCTTACATCTCCCCCATCCCCACCACCACCCTGAGGGTGTTCTTTCCTGCTGAAAGCAAAACGGTGCTGCAAGAGGTGCTGGACATCCACAGTGGCACCATCTCTGATGAACTGGACCGCTGGGCAGCCAGAGGATTCACCCTCCCTGAACGGTTCACCCTTTAA
- the argJ gene encoding bifunctional glutamate N-acetyltransferase/amino-acid acetyltransferase ArgJ yields MTLAFQPRGFKVCAKNIGIKQNLLDFTVIASEVPASGAAVFTKSAFCGSPIIVGREHVQDGILQAFVINSGNSNVATGEQGIQNAREIVRLVAAELDIKPEDILPSSTGVIGRQLPIDIIRAGIQGVGQQLKEGHLEEAAVAIMTTDTRPKVRAAQIGDAVLVGMAKGSGMIEPNMATMLSYFVTDAQIEPATLQTLLREVVDLSFNMVSVDTDTSTSDTVAMMANGLAGEVDLQEFRTVFTQMAMELAQDIARDGEGATKLIEVRVQGAHSFRDAKALAKSIVNSPLVKTAIFGTDPNWGRIAMALGKVDTQDTQIDPYQVQISFGDLMVYDRGNSDTGQLQALTDYLKGSDILIDVHLNLGDQQATVWGCDLTYDYVKINGEYTT; encoded by the coding sequence ATGACTTTAGCGTTTCAACCCAGAGGATTTAAAGTCTGTGCCAAAAACATTGGCATCAAACAGAACCTGCTCGATTTCACCGTGATTGCCTCGGAGGTGCCTGCCTCAGGTGCAGCGGTGTTCACCAAAAGTGCTTTCTGTGGCAGCCCCATCATCGTTGGCCGGGAGCATGTGCAAGACGGGATCCTGCAGGCTTTTGTGATCAACAGTGGCAACAGCAATGTCGCCACCGGAGAGCAAGGCATCCAGAACGCCCGTGAAATTGTGCGTCTGGTGGCTGCAGAGCTGGACATCAAGCCTGAAGACATTCTGCCCTCCTCCACAGGTGTGATTGGCCGTCAGCTGCCCATAGACATCATCCGGGCAGGCATTCAGGGGGTGGGGCAGCAACTCAAGGAAGGCCATCTGGAAGAGGCTGCCGTCGCCATCATGACCACAGACACCCGTCCCAAGGTGCGGGCCGCCCAGATTGGTGACGCTGTGCTGGTGGGCATGGCCAAGGGCAGTGGCATGATTGAACCCAACATGGCCACCATGCTCTCTTATTTTGTGACCGATGCGCAGATTGAGCCCGCCACCCTGCAAACCCTGCTGCGTGAAGTGGTGGATCTGTCTTTCAACATGGTCAGTGTGGACACCGACACCTCCACTTCAGACACTGTGGCCATGATGGCCAACGGACTGGCCGGAGAGGTGGACCTGCAGGAGTTCCGGACTGTGTTCACCCAGATGGCCATGGAACTGGCTCAGGACATTGCCCGCGACGGAGAAGGGGCCACCAAACTGATCGAGGTGCGGGTGCAGGGTGCCCATTCTTTCAGGGATGCCAAAGCCCTGGCCAAGAGCATTGTGAACAGCCCCCTGGTCAAAACCGCCATTTTCGGGACCGATCCCAACTGGGGCCGCATCGCCATGGCCCTGGGCAAGGTGGACACCCAGGACACCCAGATTGACCCCTATCAAGTGCAGATTTCTTTTGGAGATTTGATGGTCTATGACCGGGGCAACTCTGACACTGGCCAATTGCAGGCCCTCACAGATTACCTGAAAGGCTCTGACATCCTGATCGATGTGCACCTGAACCTGGGAGACCAGCAGGCCACTGTCTGGGGCTGCGATCTGACCTATGACTATGTGAAGATCAATGGGGAATACACCACCTGA